One window of the Candidatus Zixiibacteriota bacterium genome contains the following:
- a CDS encoding dihydrodipicolinate synthase family protein, with product MITASELNGVLAMMPAFATPDAVDIRATQTIAVDNLKEAVDKIIKDGVHNIATTGTYGECYNLLFDEFRVLAAATTEAVNKRVPLFIGCTSPNPREVVQKMNFVKDLGADGVLLGVPYYETLPVADAIRFYHDIADLFPTLAIVIYHNPENHKFTIPVAAFKELVKKPNIVGMKDSHRTTQAFMSLQKIIKGKISVFVNQTQLYPYYQLGAAGCWSTEVWMGPWPVLYLLDVVRRGDVQKAIEVIDDLIGDGSGGRPVPGAGNKRPAEFADYCKVGPTRVPFLNFPEAELAKAKRRAEHWMRLNAKYRPLVEAARARTAA from the coding sequence ATGATCACCGCAAGCGAGCTGAACGGGGTATTGGCGATGATGCCGGCTTTCGCCACACCGGATGCTGTGGACATTCGGGCTACGCAAACCATCGCCGTCGACAACCTGAAGGAAGCGGTCGATAAGATCATCAAGGACGGGGTCCACAACATCGCCACCACGGGGACCTACGGCGAGTGCTACAACCTGCTGTTCGACGAGTTCAGGGTGCTGGCCGCGGCGACGACGGAAGCAGTCAACAAGCGAGTCCCGCTGTTCATCGGCTGCACCAGCCCCAATCCGAGGGAAGTCGTCCAGAAGATGAACTTCGTCAAGGATCTCGGAGCGGACGGCGTGCTCCTCGGCGTACCTTACTACGAGACGCTGCCGGTGGCGGATGCGATCCGCTTCTACCACGACATCGCGGACCTCTTCCCCACTCTTGCAATCGTGATCTACCACAACCCCGAGAATCACAAGTTCACCATTCCGGTCGCAGCCTTCAAAGAACTGGTCAAAAAACCGAACATCGTGGGGATGAAGGACAGCCACCGGACGACGCAGGCTTTCATGAGCCTGCAAAAGATCATCAAGGGGAAGATCAGCGTCTTCGTGAACCAGACGCAGCTCTATCCTTACTATCAGTTGGGAGCTGCGGGCTGCTGGTCCACCGAGGTGTGGATGGGCCCGTGGCCGGTGCTCTACCTGCTCGACGTCGTGCGGCGGGGAGACGTTCAGAAGGCGATCGAGGTCATCGACGATCTGATCGGCGACGGGAGCGGCGGCCGGCCGGTCCCGGGAGCCGGAAACAAGCGCCCGGCCGAGTTCGCCGATTACTGCAAGGTCGGCCCGACGCGCGTTCCGTTTCTCAATTTTCCGGAAGCGGAGCTGGCCAAGGCGAAACGGCGGGCCGAGCACTGGATGAGGCTCAATGCCAAGTACCGGCCGCTCGTGGAGGCGGCGCGCGCCCGAACCGCCGCCTGA
- a CDS encoding HEPN domain-containing protein yields the protein MGFYADVWLRQARDGVAAEQSDFEKIAEAVEKAIKAALLENHGSIPKKHDHDKLVTLCQSTGVWDVLPPALKNLVQEVESYKLSAQQGSTAPVSAPQDLARYFSIARRLIDYMEYHVIGNDSVLKRLTVG from the coding sequence ATGGGATTCTATGCTGACGTCTGGCTGCGCCAGGCCCGTGACGGCGTGGCGGCGGAGCAATCCGACTTCGAGAAAATCGCCGAGGCGGTCGAAAAAGCGATCAAGGCGGCGCTGTTGGAAAACCACGGAAGCATCCCGAAGAAACACGACCACGACAAGCTGGTGACGCTCTGCCAGTCGACCGGCGTGTGGGACGTCTTACCGCCGGCGCTCAAGAACCTTGTCCAGGAGGTCGAATCGTACAAGCTCTCGGCGCAGCAAGGATCGACCGCACCCGTTTCCGCCCCGCAGGACCTCGCCAGGTATTTCTCGATCGCCCGCCGGCTGATCGACTACATGGAATACCACGTCATCGGCAACGACTCGGTTCTGAAAAGGCTTACGGTCGGCTGA
- a CDS encoding sterol desaturase family protein, with the protein MYRAFYPYVVFWGLGLAATAVEWRFRARSVPYRRVILPDLAALVLYDVFFMLAVLLTDRIPVPHAPATVSAVPLPYRLAVFLIVEDFGLYWVHRLMHTKYFWRTHMWHHSPNYMYWLAGIRATIPHVILFNLAFVASRPILHGAPFWVFQLIMAEHVFRNDWMHMNVSWSSRWLEWVVVTPRYHHIHHSDDPQHYRSNLGSLLTVWDRLFGTYYDPERATKELTFGIGTRVNPLRLVLGV; encoded by the coding sequence ATGTATCGGGCCTTTTATCCGTATGTGGTTTTCTGGGGACTGGGGCTTGCGGCGACCGCCGTGGAGTGGCGCTTCCGAGCCCGCTCCGTCCCCTACCGTCGAGTGATCCTCCCGGACCTCGCGGCGCTTGTGCTCTACGACGTCTTCTTCATGCTCGCCGTCCTGCTGACCGACCGGATCCCGGTCCCTCACGCGCCCGCAACCGTGAGCGCGGTGCCACTGCCGTACAGGCTGGCTGTCTTCCTGATCGTCGAGGATTTCGGCCTCTATTGGGTGCACCGGCTGATGCACACGAAATACTTCTGGCGCACCCACATGTGGCACCACTCTCCGAACTACATGTACTGGCTTGCCGGCATCCGCGCGACTATTCCGCACGTAATCCTCTTCAATCTGGCGTTCGTCGCCTCGCGGCCGATCCTTCACGGGGCCCCCTTCTGGGTCTTTCAGCTCATCATGGCCGAGCACGTCTTTCGCAACGACTGGATGCACATGAACGTGAGCTGGAGCTCGAGATGGCTCGAGTGGGTGGTCGTGACGCCCCGTTATCATCACATCCACCACAGCGACGACCCGCAGCACTACCGTTCCAACCTGGGCTCGCTGCTGACGGTCTGGGACCGTTTGTTCGGGACGTACTACGACCCCGAGCGCGCCACCAAGGAGCTGACGTTCGGAATCGGGACGCGGGTTAACCCGCTCAGGTTGGTGCTGGGGGTGTGA